The DNA region CATTTGAGAGGAGATGGCAGATAGCATACTTCTTTACCCTTTTTAGGGTGCATTTCCCAAAAGCAAGGACATTGTCTTACGTAACTACAGTAAATTACCAAATTTAGGAAATTTCCATTCAAACCAGGCTTTTATCTAATCTGCATTCCATGGCTCGTATTCTGATTTCATCAATCATCCCAATAATGTCCTttcttgtaaagtaattatcctccaattaaaaataaaataaaatagtaacatCCTCTCTAGCAACGTTTAACTCCCTGTTCATGGGAACagtctcagtcatgtcgactctttgcgacctgctgaactgtagcccgccaggctcctctgttcatggaatttaccaggcaagaatcctggggtgggttgccattttctcctccaggagatcttcccaacccagggatcgaacccgagttcttgcgtctcctgcatgggcagacaaatcctttaccgtctgagacacctgggaagccccagatccaTCCAGAATCACAGGAAGCAAGAATGATTTTTCTGTCTTGAACCCCATCAACATCCATTctcttttgtttacattttctccGGTGCATTTCACAAAGCCTTCCAAACAGCATACCAAAAAAGGGGGCACACATACAAAgtaagagaaaatgcaaatttaaaatatgcCATGAAGGAAATCAAACAGAAGGGAAGGAAAACTAGAACCAGGAGCTAGATTACTTCAGAAAGAGACATCACGTGAAACCCTTCATGGTTTTTGCCAGAGACAAAGCATGCTTCCATCTTGAGCTTCCCAGTGgccaaagcaaagaaagaaacaagatcaGCTGCAAAGGCAGCAGAATGGTCCCAGCTGGGGGTTTCTGGCTCCTACAGCAGATGTTTGTGTTCAGTGTCCACGTCCACGGTACCTCCTCTCTTCTAGCCTCCCCTCCAAGCCCATAACTCCCTGAGCTCCAGGACCGCAGTAAATCAGCACGAAGCAGACTCACGGGGTAGCTCTCCgggcattctttttctttcattcaggcACTGTCCTCGTTCGTCACTTCCTGTAAATTAGCTGAACGTGACAGTCATCGGCACACACCGAGTGTGCCCGGGAGGATGACTTCTCTCCGACTCTGAGCAGAAGCTGCTGCAGGGCAGGGCTCGCATCCGCTCTGCTCCCTGGAACCACCGACAGCGCCTGACCTGCTCCAGAGCTCTGGGGGATAAACGAGGGTCCCCAGGACTCGCCCTTCCGCCTCGGCACCCAGGACCGGCTGCCTGTCGGTCTTTCCACCCCCATGAAACCCATAAATCCTGAAGAAGCCGGATCAGTGTCTCTGCTTGAACGTGGAATCCAGGCTCTCAGAGGACAGCTGGGCGGCCCGCGGACATCCGATAGGACTTGCTGACAGATGGACGCTGGGCCTGGCCGAGCAGGGCCGCGTGGGCCGGTGAGGACGCTGCCCGCCCCTATGTGCGCGCAGAGGAGAGCCGTCCCCGCCCGGGGGCGGGAGGCCCGGCGCCAGCCTTCCCCGGGAGCTGGACGTGCCTCCCTGCGGAGCTCGGGCCCTTGGCAGGCGCTGCGTGGCTGGACCCCTCCAGAGGTCGGGCTCCCGCGGGTGCCCCGTCACCCACACTGGCCCCGGGAACCCCCGGGGCGCCCTGCGCTGGGCCCTCTGCGTCCCCCGCCGCGCATGGGCGGCCCTGGCTCCCCAGGACTCAGCCAAAGCCACCCGCACACATCTTTTATTAATATTAGCgctcaaaaagttttttttcagtGCTATTTACCATCTGCTTTTTCCCTTGGCTGAAAATAATTGGAGATGAAACGCCCACCGCTCGGTCCCCCGCGTGGTCTCGGAAGGAACGCGGGGAAGAGAGGAGACCCGGTTTTCTCCTCCAGCGAGATGAGCCGGCTCGCCTCTCCGCCGCCGGGGTCCATCGAGGGTCCAGCAGCCCGCCTTTCTCCTGGTCTCCTGGTCAGGGTCCTGGGCGGCTCGTCGGGGCGTGGGGGAGGCGGGTGCGGCTCTTGGATTTCTATCAGCCAAGTTCCCCCATGTTCCTGTTCTGGCAACATCTGGCACATTTGATGTCCCACTGAAGTCTGCACCATCTGTAAATATAAATAGCCTGGTCTTGATTCCATTAGAGGCTCATGAATGGAACAAACATATTTTGAACTGGCTCTGCCATGAGGCTGTGAGCTGCCAGGATTGGGCTCCTGCTTTGGGGAGCAGAAGGGGagactgggggagggggtccCTGCTTCCCACAGGGCCAGACCTTTGGGCTGGTGGGCTCCAAGCCCCCCAGAGCCGTCCTCAGTGGTGGAACCAAGAGTCACTGTTGAAGGGAACTTACAGGCGAGCTCAGTCGGTTGAGAACAGCAGGCCGGGACGCGTCGAGTTCATGGAGCAGGGTGAGAAGCCAGCCCCTCTCGCCCCAGCGCTGCTCCTCAGGGCAGGTGTCccaggctgcccccacccccaggaagccCCCAGAGACGGGAAGCCCCCGGGGATCCTGCACCCTGGTCACCCAGGGCCCCGTGGGCACCTCGGTGATGTGAGCTCTGGCCTTGCCAGCCTCATCCAGCTCCTCTGCCCTTGTCCCACCTGTAGGCACAAGTGGTGCTGAGTTTGCAGCAAGGGTCTCCCATCCCTCCAGGCGCCGGGCACACCGCACCCCATAGACAGGATGGATGAACACCAAGGTCCCGCTCTACAGCGCAGAGAACAGTGTTCAGTATCTTGTGACAAACCGTAACAGGAAAGAATGTAGaagacaatgtgtgtgtgtgtgtgtgggtgtgtgtgtgtgaactgaagcatttttctttgtctgttgtaaatcagggcttctctggtggctaagaatcagcctgccaatgcaggagacacaagagacttgggtttgatccttgggtcaggaagatcccctgaagaaggaaacgacagccctgctccagtattcttgctaggaaatcccctggacagaggagc from Cervus canadensis isolate Bull #8, Minnesota chromosome 1, ASM1932006v1, whole genome shotgun sequence includes:
- the LOC122425624 gene encoding uncharacterized protein LOC122425624 isoform X4, with the translated sequence MTTGGHGEVAIRRPRRSLATPDLGLPASRTMVQTSVGHQMCQMLPEQEHGGTWLIEIQEPHPPPPRPDEPPRTLTRRPGERRAAGPSMDPGGGEASRLISLEEKTGSPLFPAFLPRPRGGPSELWSRSGAVGGSREQSGCEPCPAAASAQSRREVILPGTLGVCR
- the LOC122425624 gene encoding uncharacterized protein LOC122425624 isoform X2; the protein is MTTGGHGEVAIRRPRRSLATPDLGLPASRTSGTLVFIHPVYGVRCARRLEGWETLAANSAPLVPTDGADFSGTSNVPDVARTGTWGNLADRNPRAAPASPTPRRAAQDPDQETRRKAGCWTLDGPRRRRGEPAHLAGGENRVSSLPRVPSETTRGTERALEQVRRCRWFQGAERMRALPCSSFCSESERSHPPGHTRCVPMTVTFS
- the LOC122425624 gene encoding uncharacterized protein LOC122425624 isoform X1, with protein sequence MTTGGHGEVAIRRPRRSLATPDLGLPASRTSGTLVFIHPVYGVRCARRLEGWETLAANSAPLVPTDGADFSGTSNVPDVARTGTWGNLADRNPRAAPASPTPRRAAQDPDQETRRKAGCWTLDGPRRRRGEPAHLAGGENRVSSLPRVPSETTRGTEREPRSTSYDKPKWKRTWKRMCNPGGPVVKNLLGKARGTSSIPGPGRKTCRRAN
- the LOC122425624 gene encoding uncharacterized protein LOC122425624 isoform X3: MTTGGHGEVAIRRPRRSLATPDLGLPASRTMVQTSVGHQMCQMLPEQEHGGTWLIEIQEPHPPPPRPDEPPRTLTRRPGERRAAGPSMDPGGGEASRLISLEEKTGSPLFPAFLPRPRGGPSGNRVRHPMINQSGKEPGRECVTLVVQWLRICWAKQGAPARSLVREEKRAAGQTKPMHHKP